Proteins encoded by one window of Natronomonas salsuginis:
- a CDS encoding hydantoinase/oxoprolinase family protein codes for MTYRICVDVGGTFTDLYLRAESGNADSFKTSTTPDDFTLGIVNSVEKAADSYGVTVRELLADTEQFVHGTTVSTNAIIEGTTRDTALITTAGFRDILWLRPEIQKNTYEWRPFPDPFVPRESTYGVTERITAEGDIETELDETQLRDIIEQIRDDDVTAVAVSLLWSHTNSAHEKRIGELLDELAPELHYALSHEVNPTIREHRRTSSTALDAAVYELVNSYLSRLSHELRSRGFEGDPLIITANGGVMGSEEVADSPIWTVDAGPTMLPVATRQLAKSELDSNDVIALDMGGTSLDMCVVTDGSIPRSTDAVVGDHYMLGIDKVGIKSIGSGGGSIAWVDDGNLLRVGPESAGADPGPVCYRRGNEAPTVTDAALVLGYLNPEYFLGGEMKLDRQAADRAIRERIGSRLGLPPLEAAYSIYGTTIQDMVNGIKTVTIEQGIDPRNYVLSGGGGALGTFVVELARQLQIDEIALPKDAGVVSSIGGLSSDIRQDFVSSVFTDSEHFDHDAVNDTLVDLESDARAFFDRAGIERADQSLSFYADARYPQQMDELQIELPVSRVGADDEQRLVERFHDRHDSTFGYAMPDESVEFLKWRVDARGSTDDGDPLSTPVSPTSDASDPAPYAEREAYFGESMLTCPAYRSERLTADCSIDGPAFIDDENTTIVLPPDSEATVTDAGNYLIRT; via the coding sequence ATGACGTACCGAATCTGCGTCGACGTCGGTGGGACGTTCACCGACCTCTATCTCCGCGCTGAATCCGGTAACGCGGACTCGTTCAAGACCTCGACCACGCCCGACGACTTCACACTGGGGATCGTCAACAGCGTGGAAAAAGCCGCGGACAGCTACGGCGTGACTGTTCGAGAGCTCCTCGCAGACACGGAGCAGTTCGTCCACGGAACGACGGTTTCGACCAACGCGATTATTGAAGGGACCACTCGGGACACGGCGTTGATCACGACGGCGGGCTTCCGTGATATCCTCTGGCTTCGCCCCGAAATCCAAAAGAACACCTACGAGTGGCGTCCGTTCCCGGATCCGTTCGTTCCCAGGGAGTCGACGTACGGCGTTACCGAGCGAATCACGGCCGAGGGCGATATCGAAACCGAACTCGACGAAACGCAGCTTCGGGATATCATCGAGCAAATCCGCGACGACGACGTTACCGCCGTCGCCGTCTCGCTGTTGTGGTCGCATACGAACTCCGCCCACGAGAAACGGATCGGAGAGCTGTTGGACGAGCTCGCACCGGAGCTACACTACGCGCTCAGTCACGAAGTCAACCCTACGATCAGAGAACACCGGCGGACGTCTTCGACCGCGCTAGACGCCGCGGTGTACGAGCTAGTGAACTCCTATCTCTCCCGTCTCTCGCACGAACTTCGGTCCCGGGGCTTCGAGGGCGATCCCCTCATCATCACCGCAAACGGCGGGGTGATGGGAAGTGAAGAGGTCGCCGACAGTCCGATCTGGACAGTCGACGCCGGCCCAACGATGCTCCCCGTCGCCACCCGACAGTTGGCGAAGAGCGAACTGGATTCGAACGACGTTATCGCGCTCGATATGGGCGGCACCAGTCTGGACATGTGCGTCGTCACCGACGGATCGATCCCCCGGAGCACTGATGCGGTCGTCGGCGACCACTACATGCTCGGCATCGACAAAGTCGGGATAAAGAGCATCGGCTCCGGCGGCGGCTCTATCGCGTGGGTGGACGACGGGAACCTCCTCCGGGTCGGACCTGAAAGCGCCGGTGCCGATCCCGGTCCGGTGTGTTATCGCCGCGGAAACGAAGCACCGACAGTCACTGACGCCGCGCTCGTTCTCGGATATCTGAATCCCGAGTATTTTCTGGGCGGCGAGATGAAACTCGATCGACAAGCAGCCGACCGAGCCATTCGAGAGCGGATCGGTTCCAGATTGGGTCTGCCCCCGCTCGAAGCCGCCTACTCGATCTACGGAACCACGATCCAGGACATGGTGAACGGCATCAAAACCGTGACGATAGAACAGGGGATCGATCCACGGAACTACGTCCTCAGCGGCGGCGGCGGTGCGCTCGGGACGTTCGTGGTCGAACTCGCCCGTCAACTGCAGATCGACGAGATCGCGCTTCCGAAGGACGCTGGCGTCGTCAGTTCGATCGGTGGCCTCTCTTCTGACATCCGTCAGGACTTCGTTTCGAGCGTCTTCACCGACAGCGAGCACTTCGATCACGACGCGGTCAACGACACGCTCGTCGACCTCGAATCGGATGCCCGCGCCTTCTTCGACCGAGCTGGAATCGAACGAGCGGATCAGTCACTGTCGTTTTACGCCGATGCTCGATATCCACAACAGATGGACGAACTGCAGATCGAGCTCCCGGTTTCACGGGTCGGTGCTGACGACGAACAGCGACTCGTCGAGCGGTTCCACGACCGACACGACTCCACGTTCGGGTACGCCATGCCCGACGAGAGCGTCGAGTTTCTCAAGTGGCGGGTCGATGCGAGGGGGTCGACCGACGATGGAGACCCGCTCTCGACACCCGTCTCGCCGACGTCAGACGCCTCCGATCCGGCACCGTACGCCGAGCGGGAGGCATACTTCGGAGAGTCGATGCTTACCTGCCCCGCATATCGCTCCGAGCGACTCACGGCCGACTGCTCGATCGACGGTCCGGCGTTCATCGACGATGAAAACACCACGATAGTGCTCCCACCGGATAGTGAGGCAACGGTAACCGACGCAGGCAACTATCTCATCCGGACTTGA
- a CDS encoding hydantoinase B/oxoprolinase family protein: MNAERGPEVDYGIDPFEMSVLSKKFEMATREVSQVLQKSARSGVIAQARDFSSGFTLFDGRQFMIDEGLPVHAANLHLTPEYILEHFDDISPGDCFLTNSPYAGSTHHADYTLSVPVFYEGEPLFWVINRAHQADVGAPEPTTYPAEAANIYQEGPHFPAVRIQEGFEDRADIVRMIALNVRLGETQWLGDYRGQVAAVRKGEARLQEICEEYGVDRIRDFVDAWLEYGNRMMRKHIADLPERELEYAAYHDPIPGAPDGVEVRVTLSIDPKAEQISVDVTENMESVPSGFNLSEATTTAAVYAGIFNNLDTDIPHNHGAIEPIQIEMDEGKIIGKQTYPAGTAVATTEVCHVLINAVQAAFGELGEPHGLSEATTGILDYPVISGTDFRRDDEEYINQIFLTAGGGPAGSGFDGWLTYTSPGGGAVPNRDSVELDEGKFPILIRRSELRPDSEGAGRWRGAPGSINVIEPRRRSMNLAYTGNHRDSPARGILGGDEAACSRLRKITSDGREIDLPYFGVEEIEPNETVVIEDSGSGGYGDPFSRDRHRVLADVESGLISPDRARTAYGVAISETESRFEIDDEATHSLRDEQGETR, translated from the coding sequence ATGAACGCGGAACGCGGACCGGAGGTAGATTACGGAATCGATCCGTTCGAAATGAGCGTGCTCTCGAAGAAATTCGAGATGGCCACTCGCGAGGTTTCGCAGGTGCTGCAAAAATCCGCCAGATCGGGCGTTATCGCACAGGCGCGAGACTTCTCGTCCGGCTTCACCCTCTTCGACGGCCGTCAGTTCATGATCGACGAGGGCCTTCCCGTGCATGCCGCGAATCTGCATTTAACGCCGGAATACATCCTCGAGCATTTCGACGACATCTCCCCCGGTGATTGTTTTCTCACCAATTCGCCGTACGCCGGTTCGACACACCACGCCGACTACACGCTGTCCGTTCCGGTTTTTTACGAAGGCGAACCGCTGTTTTGGGTGATAAACCGAGCCCACCAGGCCGACGTCGGCGCGCCCGAGCCAACGACGTACCCGGCCGAAGCGGCGAACATCTACCAGGAGGGACCCCATTTCCCGGCCGTGCGTATTCAGGAGGGCTTCGAGGACCGTGCGGATATCGTCCGAATGATAGCGCTCAACGTCCGCCTCGGTGAGACACAGTGGCTCGGTGACTATCGGGGACAGGTTGCGGCCGTCCGTAAAGGAGAGGCGCGGCTCCAAGAGATCTGCGAGGAGTACGGCGTCGACCGAATTCGAGATTTCGTGGACGCGTGGCTCGAATACGGCAATCGAATGATGCGAAAGCACATCGCTGACCTTCCGGAACGAGAGCTCGAATACGCGGCGTATCACGATCCGATCCCCGGCGCTCCGGATGGGGTCGAGGTTCGGGTGACACTATCTATCGATCCGAAAGCGGAACAGATCTCGGTCGACGTCACGGAGAATATGGAATCGGTCCCCTCGGGGTTCAATCTCTCCGAAGCGACGACGACGGCCGCCGTGTATGCGGGAATTTTCAACAACCTCGACACGGATATTCCGCACAATCACGGTGCAATCGAACCGATTCAGATTGAGATGGACGAGGGCAAAATAATCGGCAAACAGACGTATCCAGCCGGAACCGCTGTCGCGACCACCGAGGTCTGTCACGTGCTCATCAACGCGGTCCAGGCTGCATTCGGTGAACTCGGGGAGCCGCACGGACTGAGCGAGGCGACGACCGGGATCCTCGACTATCCCGTGATCTCGGGGACGGACTTTCGCCGCGACGACGAGGAGTACATCAACCAGATCTTTCTCACCGCCGGCGGCGGCCCGGCTGGCTCCGGGTTCGACGGATGGTTGACCTACACGTCGCCGGGCGGCGGCGCAGTTCCCAACCGCGACAGCGTCGAACTCGACGAGGGGAAATTCCCGATCCTCATCAGGAGGAGCGAACTTCGTCCCGACTCCGAAGGGGCAGGCAGGTGGCGCGGAGCCCCCGGATCGATCAACGTGATCGAACCTCGCCGACGCTCGATGAACTTGGCGTATACGGGGAACCACCGCGATTCCCCTGCTCGCGGAATCCTCGGCGGCGACGAGGCCGCGTGCTCGCGGCTTCGGAAAATCACGAGCGACGGGCGCGAGATCGACCTCCCGTATTTCGGCGTCGAAGAGATCGAGCCGAACGAGACTGTCGTGATCGAAGATTCCGGATCCGGTGGATACGGCGATCCGTTTTCGCGGGACCGACACCGAGTGTTGGCGGATGTCGAGAGCGGGTTAATCAGCCCTGATCGAGCCCGTACGGCGTACGGCGTTGCGATTTCCGAGACCGAGTCTCGATTCGAAATAGACGACGAAGCGACGCACTCGCTGCGCGACGAACAGGGGGAAACGCGATGA
- the tcuA gene encoding FAD-dependent tricarballylate dehydrogenase TcuA, translating into MNEERYDVVIVGCGVAGLTAGLRASELGASVCVLEKSPKKHRGGHTRFTESFRIPAADIDLDVEFNVPDYTSSDFYSDIMNVTDYRADPDLAEEVANGSAETFEWLTAHGIDWEYQAPHPGYTAGRVWLDGEQFVDELVELVEDEGGEFFYEAEARSLLRNDAGRTVGVEARVEGEATRFEGEAVILAAGDYGSSKEKRTRYYGPGYGNMKVRGSRYNTGEAIEAAMDVGAKSDGEWGDAHMALIDAGSPDVEGGITRIDGYQYGLIINHDGERFVDEGEDARAHTYAKFGRRIFEQPYHEAFIIVDSKVVDDVAHMGPSRAITGDTIESLANRLGIEKVDKAVETVEAYNAACDPDAVDSYDANSLDGNATEGLDLPKSNWALALDEPPYTGYPVTGGMTFAFGGVATNTDAEVLDTRDDPIPGLYGAGNATGGLFYGNYPGGTGLTNAAVFGKIAAENAVDDVQK; encoded by the coding sequence ATGAACGAAGAACGCTACGACGTCGTCATCGTCGGCTGTGGCGTCGCCGGCCTGACGGCCGGACTCCGTGCGTCTGAACTGGGCGCGTCGGTGTGCGTCCTCGAGAAGTCCCCGAAGAAACATCGCGGTGGACACACGCGCTTTACCGAATCGTTCCGCATCCCCGCCGCCGACATCGACCTCGACGTCGAGTTCAACGTCCCCGATTACACGAGCTCGGATTTCTACAGCGACATCATGAACGTCACCGACTACCGAGCGGACCCGGACCTCGCTGAGGAGGTCGCGAACGGCTCGGCGGAGACGTTCGAGTGGCTCACGGCGCACGGCATCGACTGGGAGTACCAAGCGCCCCACCCCGGCTACACCGCGGGCCGCGTCTGGCTCGACGGTGAACAGTTCGTCGACGAACTCGTCGAGTTGGTCGAGGACGAGGGCGGCGAGTTCTTCTACGAGGCCGAGGCCCGATCGCTCCTCCGCAACGACGCCGGGCGCACCGTCGGCGTCGAAGCCAGAGTCGAGGGGGAGGCGACGCGCTTCGAGGGCGAGGCGGTTATCTTGGCGGCGGGCGACTACGGCTCCAGCAAGGAAAAGCGCACCCGGTATTACGGCCCCGGATACGGCAACATGAAGGTGCGCGGCAGCCGGTACAACACCGGCGAGGCGATCGAGGCCGCGATGGACGTCGGCGCGAAGTCCGACGGCGAGTGGGGCGACGCCCACATGGCGCTCATCGACGCCGGCTCGCCGGACGTCGAGGGCGGGATCACCCGCATCGACGGCTACCAGTACGGGCTCATCATCAATCACGACGGCGAGCGGTTCGTCGACGAGGGCGAGGACGCCCGAGCGCACACCTACGCCAAATTCGGCCGACGCATCTTCGAGCAGCCCTACCACGAGGCGTTCATCATCGTCGACTCGAAGGTCGTCGACGATGTCGCCCACATGGGCCCCTCACGGGCGATCACGGGCGATACGATCGAGTCGCTCGCGAACCGCCTCGGGATCGAGAAGGTCGATAAGGCGGTCGAGACCGTCGAAGCGTACAACGCGGCCTGCGACCCGGACGCCGTCGACAGCTACGACGCGAACAGTCTCGATGGCAACGCTACGGAAGGGCTGGACCTGCCGAAGTCGAACTGGGCGCTCGCTCTCGACGAACCGCCGTACACCGGCTATCCCGTCACGGGCGGGATGACGTTCGCCTTCGGCGGCGTCGCGACCAACACGGACGCCGAGGTGCTCGACACCCGCGACGATCCGATCCCGGGGCTGTACGGCGCGGGGAACGCGACCGGTGGGCTGTTCTACGGGAACTACCCCGGCGGGACCGGCCTCACGAACGCTGCGGTCTTCGGGAAGATCGCCGCCGAAAACGCGGTCGACGACGTGCAGAAGTAA
- a CDS encoding acyl-CoA dehydrogenase family protein, with amino-acid sequence MRFEPTDVQRALREEVRSFASEEVAPIAAECDRSGEFPEDVLANLSELGLTGLTLPEEYGGEGAGLVELVIAIEELSAAMMPAASALALHLGVATVVERFGTDEQRDELLADMASYDTVGALGYSEDDAGSDKSHMETTAERDGDEWVIDGHKRWVTNFFGADYVLTYAKTGPEADAPNDVSAFLVPTEAFEVDHVWDTLGARALKSPRVTLSNVRIPDDRRVGDVGSAAVDRGTVYNGVNVPARAVGIARAALEETIEYTADREQFDRPIGEFQGVRWRVAELARDVDAARLLTLRAADLADRGRDARRELAMAKIDATETAVDVTNEALQLHGGVGYTASRDVERYLRDARLLTIAGGPNELHRDSLGDAVYGGGN; translated from the coding sequence ATGAGATTCGAACCGACGGACGTTCAACGGGCGTTGCGCGAGGAAGTGCGGTCGTTCGCGAGCGAGGAGGTCGCCCCGATCGCCGCGGAGTGCGATCGCAGCGGGGAGTTCCCCGAGGACGTGCTCGCGAACCTGAGTGAGCTGGGACTGACGGGGCTGACCCTCCCCGAGGAGTACGGCGGGGAAGGAGCGGGGCTCGTCGAACTCGTCATCGCCATCGAGGAACTCTCTGCGGCGATGATGCCCGCCGCGAGCGCGCTCGCGCTGCATCTCGGCGTCGCCACCGTCGTCGAGCGGTTCGGCACCGACGAACAGAGAGACGAACTGCTCGCCGACATGGCGAGCTACGACACCGTCGGCGCGCTCGGGTACTCCGAGGACGACGCCGGCAGCGACAAGAGCCACATGGAGACGACGGCCGAGCGCGACGGCGACGAGTGGGTCATCGACGGCCACAAGCGCTGGGTGACGAACTTCTTCGGCGCGGACTACGTCCTCACGTACGCGAAGACCGGACCGGAAGCCGACGCGCCGAACGACGTGAGCGCCTTCCTCGTCCCGACCGAGGCGTTCGAAGTCGACCACGTCTGGGACACCCTCGGTGCGCGAGCGCTCAAGTCGCCGCGGGTCACGCTCTCGAACGTTCGCATTCCCGACGACCGCCGCGTCGGCGACGTCGGCTCAGCCGCGGTCGACCGCGGAACCGTCTACAACGGCGTCAACGTCCCCGCTCGGGCGGTGGGGATCGCACGGGCCGCCCTCGAGGAGACGATCGAGTATACGGCCGATCGCGAGCAGTTCGACCGGCCGATCGGGGAGTTTCAGGGCGTCCGCTGGCGGGTCGCTGAGCTGGCCCGCGATGTCGACGCCGCGCGGCTGTTGACGCTTCGCGCAGCCGATCTGGCCGACCGCGGGCGCGATGCCAGACGGGAGCTCGCGATGGCGAAGATCGACGCCACGGAGACGGCCGTCGACGTGACGAACGAAGCGCTCCAGCTCCACGGCGGCGTCGGCTACACGGCTTCGAGAGACGTCGAGCGGTACCTCCGGGACGCGAGGCTGTTGACGATCGCGGGCGGCCCGAACGAGCTACACCGCGACTCGCTGGGGGATGCGGTGTACGGCGGAGGAAACTGA
- a CDS encoding aldehyde ferredoxin oxidoreductase family protein, whose amino-acid sequence MLHNPSPLLTVDLEGSTTVETDIEAASERYIGGRGLATKLAHDRIPFDADPLGPENRLIFTTGPMQTATMSFTGRMNCTAVSPLTDGLVSSNAGGFMSRNFADTGYGAIEFTGRADELTIVHVTDEGVEFEAVPDLEGATVPETAAYLESEHGIESDKTAIIGPAGENGVRFASIMTTEERAFGRGGLGAVMGSKNVKALTVEGDSRLELEIPATQMEIHREAATDDHIMKRQGTVAVMDLANEMDGLPSYYFSEQSFEGVEGINGDAVERKKYKKGTCSSCAFACKLPTRDEERGVETEGPEFEVAMAFGSNSGVDDIVDVMISNELCDRYGLDSISAGNTIAAYLDSEDEFGNTDLIHDLVEKIAYREGIGDTLAEGIARAHEELGVGNWSVKGMDFAAHEGRVLHGQALSYAVANRGADHMYATFYSVEYPLVEASEAMEPIGMDGKAERLIERENLMALNDSGIVCKFSRDYMNEERYEALFGADFEELLEVGAQTVTLERHFNNQRGFDDSDDVLPYEIPELDRGIEEYYELRGWNDGVVPDEALPDDPLAA is encoded by the coding sequence ATGCTACACAACCCGAGTCCGCTGTTGACGGTCGATCTGGAGGGGTCGACCACCGTAGAGACGGATATCGAAGCCGCCTCCGAGCGATACATCGGGGGTCGGGGGCTCGCGACGAAACTCGCCCACGACCGCATCCCGTTCGACGCCGACCCGCTCGGCCCGGAGAACCGGCTCATCTTCACCACTGGGCCGATGCAGACCGCGACGATGAGCTTCACCGGCCGGATGAACTGCACGGCCGTCTCGCCGCTGACCGACGGGCTCGTCTCCTCGAACGCCGGCGGGTTCATGTCGCGAAACTTCGCCGACACGGGCTACGGCGCGATCGAGTTCACCGGCCGCGCCGACGAGCTCACCATCGTCCACGTCACCGACGAGGGCGTCGAGTTCGAGGCGGTGCCGGACCTCGAAGGCGCGACCGTCCCCGAGACGGCCGCGTATCTCGAATCCGAACACGGCATCGAGAGCGACAAGACGGCGATCATCGGCCCGGCCGGCGAGAACGGGGTCCGGTTCGCCTCGATCATGACGACCGAGGAGCGCGCGTTCGGCCGCGGCGGGCTGGGTGCCGTCATGGGATCGAAGAACGTCAAGGCGCTCACCGTCGAGGGTGACTCCCGACTCGAGCTCGAGATCCCCGCGACGCAGATGGAGATCCACCGCGAGGCGGCTACGGACGATCACATCATGAAGCGACAGGGTACCGTCGCCGTGATGGATCTCGCGAACGAGATGGACGGCCTCCCGTCGTACTACTTCTCCGAGCAGTCCTTCGAGGGCGTCGAAGGTATCAACGGCGACGCCGTCGAGCGGAAGAAGTACAAGAAGGGGACCTGTTCGTCCTGCGCGTTCGCCTGCAAGCTTCCGACGCGAGACGAGGAGCGCGGCGTCGAGACGGAGGGGCCGGAGTTCGAGGTGGCGATGGCGTTCGGCTCCAACAGCGGCGTCGACGACATCGTCGACGTGATGATCTCGAACGAACTCTGCGATCGCTACGGCCTCGACTCGATCTCGGCCGGCAACACGATCGCCGCGTACCTCGACAGCGAGGACGAGTTCGGAAACACCGACCTCATCCACGACCTCGTCGAGAAGATCGCCTACCGCGAGGGGATCGGCGACACGCTCGCCGAAGGAATCGCCCGCGCACACGAGGAGCTGGGGGTCGGTAACTGGTCGGTCAAGGGAATGGACTTCGCGGCCCACGAGGGACGCGTTCTGCACGGCCAGGCGCTCTCGTACGCGGTCGCGAACCGCGGAGCGGACCACATGTACGCAACCTTCTACTCCGTCGAGTATCCGCTCGTCGAGGCCAGCGAGGCGATGGAACCCATCGGCATGGACGGCAAGGCCGAACGCCTCATCGAACGCGAGAACCTGATGGCGCTCAACGACAGCGGCATCGTCTGTAAGTTCTCCCGCGACTACATGAACGAAGAGCGCTACGAGGCGCTCTTCGGCGCGGACTTCGAGGAGTTACTCGAGGTCGGCGCGCAAACCGTCACGCTCGAACGCCATTTCAACAACCAGCGCGGCTTCGACGACTCGGACGACGTGCTACCCTACGAGATCCCCGAACTGGACCGCGGGATCGAGGAGTACTACGAACTTCGGGGCTGGAACGACGGCGTCGTCCCCGACGAGGCGCTGCCGGACGATCCGCTGGCGGCGTAA
- a CDS encoding PaaI family thioesterase, which translates to MSSNPPEFINGMPMTEFLGMEITEADDGHAKARLPFREELTFDTGRFVTMHGAASFALADNVGAAAVMSHFEETRPAFTIDLRIDYLAAATSDLFGEAEVLRFGGSVAVADIVVEDEDGEAVAVARGSYRTG; encoded by the coding sequence ATGTCATCGAACCCGCCGGAGTTCATCAACGGAATGCCCATGACCGAGTTTCTCGGTATGGAGATCACCGAAGCCGACGACGGCCACGCGAAGGCTCGATTGCCCTTCCGCGAGGAGCTCACGTTCGACACCGGCCGATTCGTCACGATGCACGGCGCGGCGAGCTTCGCGCTCGCGGACAACGTCGGCGCGGCGGCGGTCATGTCGCACTTCGAGGAGACGCGGCCGGCGTTCACGATCGATCTGCGGATCGATTATCTCGCCGCGGCCACGAGCGACCTGTTCGGCGAGGCCGAGGTGCTTCGGTTCGGCGGATCCGTCGCCGTCGCCGACATCGTCGTCGAGGACGAGGACGGCGAGGCGGTCGCGGTCGCCCGGGGAAGCTACCGAACCGGGTAG
- a CDS encoding TIGR03617 family F420-dependent LLM class oxidoreductase, whose translation MRIDAYTPSPEITEIGDIAADAERLEFDGFWVTETKRSPYTLLTVAGERTDEIEIGSAIAVAFPRSPMVTAYTARDIQQLTGGRLLLGLGAQVKGHMERRFSVEFEWEKPGPRLREYVQVLKHLWDVWESGEEVDFRGDFYEITLCPEDFRPEPSGDDPPELYVAGVNPFNLKLAGDLCDGLHIHPINSPEYIEEVVVPNVEKGAAIGDRDPDEVTLSAQTFAITGQGEEREKAREAVRQQIGFYGSTRTYRTIFDVHGWGDVSDTLHDLSTAGRWDELSEHVTDEMLDAFSVEADWPDLRDALEDRYEHVDRVSLYTPFDGGDRWRHVVE comes from the coding sequence ATGCGAATCGACGCCTACACGCCGTCGCCGGAGATTACAGAGATCGGCGACATCGCGGCCGATGCCGAACGGCTGGAGTTCGACGGCTTCTGGGTCACGGAGACGAAGCGCTCGCCGTACACGCTGTTGACCGTTGCCGGCGAACGGACCGACGAGATCGAGATCGGCTCGGCCATCGCCGTGGCGTTCCCTCGAAGCCCGATGGTGACCGCCTACACCGCCCGCGACATCCAACAGCTCACCGGCGGTCGCCTGCTCCTCGGCCTCGGCGCGCAGGTCAAAGGCCACATGGAGCGGCGCTTTTCGGTCGAGTTCGAGTGGGAGAAACCGGGGCCGCGCCTCCGGGAGTACGTGCAGGTGCTCAAACACCTCTGGGACGTCTGGGAGTCCGGCGAGGAGGTCGACTTCCGCGGCGACTTCTACGAGATCACGCTCTGTCCCGAGGACTTCCGCCCGGAGCCGTCCGGGGACGACCCGCCCGAACTCTACGTCGCCGGCGTCAACCCGTTTAATCTCAAGCTCGCTGGCGACCTCTGCGATGGATTGCACATCCACCCGATCAACTCCCCCGAATACATCGAGGAGGTCGTCGTCCCGAACGTCGAGAAGGGCGCGGCGATCGGCGACCGCGACCCCGACGAGGTGACGCTGTCCGCACAGACGTTCGCGATCACCGGGCAGGGAGAGGAGCGCGAGAAGGCCCGAGAAGCGGTCCGCCAGCAGATCGGCTTCTACGGCTCGACGCGGACGTACCGGACGATCTTCGACGTCCACGGCTGGGGCGATGTCTCCGACACGCTACACGACCTCTCGACCGCAGGGCGGTGGGACGAACTCTCCGAACACGTCACCGACGAGATGCTCGACGCGTTCAGCGTCGAAGCCGACTGGCCGGACCTCCGGGACGCACTCGAGGATCGATACGAGCACGTCGACCGCGTCTCGCTGTACACGCCGTTCGACGGTGGCGATCGGTGGAGGCACGTCGTCGAGTGA
- a CDS encoding nuclear transport factor 2 family protein, translating to MSSDTRNELIDAYFAALDESTPELARPALSDEFVYGSLAGQLEGFDGLADYITEHRSTTESTHDIQRRIHDDDVSVTVGVVTGTGPDGEPAEAAFCDVFEFDDADEAIEQITVYVNDS from the coding sequence ATGTCGAGCGACACCCGAAACGAGCTGATCGACGCGTACTTCGCCGCACTGGACGAATCGACCCCCGAACTCGCCCGTCCGGCGCTCTCGGACGAGTTCGTCTACGGGTCGCTGGCCGGCCAGTTGGAGGGGTTCGACGGCCTCGCGGACTACATCACCGAACACCGATCGACGACCGAGTCGACCCACGACATCCAGCGCCGGATCCACGACGACGACGTTTCCGTGACTGTCGGCGTGGTGACCGGAACCGGCCCCGACGGCGAACCGGCCGAAGCGGCGTTCTGCGACGTCTTCGAGTTCGACGACGCTGACGAGGCGATCGAGCAGATTACCGTCTACGTCAACGACTCGTAG
- a CDS encoding MBL fold metallo-hydrolase, translated as MNATDEWYEVSRLTENGYRITEANDYGMFLVEGDERAVLVDAGAGVGELHSVVTDLVDTPITLVLTHTHWDHIGAASQFDDVLVSPLELPPDGRIRVDSLSGEFVERPTQFTNRWVDAGKELPNDFDPSEHAIEPTDADPLPADGRIDLGDRSLEVIELPGHSPGHVGLLDSATDTLYGGDVIHFDHNLYVMFEDCDLEAYADSIARLKDLRDDGAFEVLATSHNEPLSGDDLDIVDDLLEGLHEIAADGREYEIVETDWGEARSYEIGDSDVLTKTTI; from the coding sequence ATGAATGCGACCGACGAGTGGTACGAAGTGTCACGGCTGACGGAGAACGGCTATCGGATAACCGAGGCCAACGACTACGGGATGTTCCTCGTCGAGGGTGACGAGCGGGCGGTGCTCGTCGACGCGGGTGCGGGCGTCGGCGAGCTTCACAGCGTCGTGACCGACCTCGTCGACACGCCGATAACGCTCGTGCTCACCCACACACACTGGGACCACATCGGTGCGGCCAGCCAGTTCGACGACGTGCTCGTGAGCCCGCTCGAACTCCCGCCTGACGGTCGGATCCGGGTCGACAGCCTCTCCGGGGAGTTCGTCGAGCGACCAACGCAGTTCACGAACCGCTGGGTCGACGCGGGCAAGGAACTCCCGAACGATTTCGATCCCAGCGAGCACGCGATCGAACCGACGGACGCCGATCCGCTGCCCGCCGACGGGCGGATCGACCTCGGCGACCGATCGCTCGAGGTGATCGAGCTTCCCGGCCACTCGCCCGGCCACGTCGGACTCCTCGATTCGGCGACTGACACCCTCTACGGCGGCGACGTGATCCACTTCGATCACAACCTCTACGTCATGTTCGAGGACTGCGATCTCGAAGCGTACGCCGACTCGATTGCGCGGCTCAAAGACCTGCGCGACGACGGCGCGTTCGAGGTGCTCGCGACGAGCCACAACGAGCCACTCTCCGGGGACGACCTCGACATCGTCGACGACCTCCTCGAGGGGCTTCACGAGATTGCCGCCGACGGGCGCGAGTACGAGATCGTCGAGACCGACTGGGGAGAGGCGCGCTCCTACGAGATCGGCGACTCCGATGTGCTCACCAAGACCACCATTTAA